The Diabrotica undecimpunctata isolate CICGRU chromosome 3, icDiaUnde3, whole genome shotgun sequence genome includes the window TGAACAATTCAAAAGTTCTAAGCGATGCTTATAAGACATTATTTTATGCAAAATTAAGCAATTTCGGAACAGACTTTTATTAGCAAACAAATATTAGAGTAttacaaaataaagttattaattgAAAACGTCTTTGCAGTTTATCACTAAGGAGATCTTACTATAAAAACTGAATAGATTAAAATTagtacacaaattaaaaaatatatagttatttATTTGGTCATTTAAGGTTTGATCTTGTGAATAAAATACACATTAAAAAGTAAACTTATATCCGAAAATCGCTTCCAACTAAACGTCAAATTAGTTTTTATAAACTAGTTTATTCTTAAAAAgactaaaattttattatacaaaaactatttattacaaactaaacttaaattctacaattaaaaactttctTAACAGCAGATAGACattggtttttctttttattttctattttcatCGGTTTTTTTCTTGAGTCTTTTTATCCTTTAATGACAGTGGTTGCCTGTTTTACTTATTGTTTCCTTAAAATATCTAGGCATATTTTCAACCAATGACATTGAACCAAGATTTTCTTATCAAGTATTTATGTTGCGAGATTTGTCGTCTGTCGTGTAATTAATTTGATACTGTCACCTTTCGTTCGTGTAGTTTCTTTATAGCTTTTCATAGGTCCAAACTCTATTTTCACTGGGCATAAATgattttaagcaaaaaattattagcaagcATTGTCATTAACATCTTCTCAATTCTTTGTGAAGAGCTTGTACAACTTTTTGTTCAAATTAGTAGCACAAGTCAACATTTTAAGTCCGTCATAATTATTGAACAATTCAAAAGTTCTAAGCGATGCTTATAAGACAttattttatccaaaattaagCAATTTCGGAACAGACTTTTATTAGCAAACAAATATTAGAGTAttacaaaataaagttattaattgAAAACGTCTTTGCAGTTTATCACTAAGGAGATCTTACTATAAAAACTGAATAGATTAAAATtagtacaaaaattaaaaaatatatagttatttATTTGGTCATTTAAGGTTTGATCTTGTGAATAAAATACACATTAAAAAGTAAACTTATATCCGAAAATCGCTTCCAACTAAACGTCAAATTAGTTTTTATAAACTAGTTTATTCTTAAAAAgactaaaattttattatacaaaaactatttattacaaactaaacttaaattctacaattaaaaactttctTAACAGCAGATAGACattggtttttctttttattttctattttcatCGGTTTTTTCTTGAGTACCTCCAAactatgttttaaatttacagaTTTCCTGGTGATCTTCTTGGAGACATTAGCTGCAAATACTCTTTTGCCATCTTCCCTggaaataaatattgattttgcAGGATTCCGTATAATTTCTTCGGCCTGACGTCTTTCAATCTCCAAAGCATCCCGGAGATTATTTCTCAACACGCTGTCGCTAAGACAAATACTCTTGAATCTGGGATCTGATCTTGCAGTTGCCAATAATGACAATGGATCCAACAATCTGAAATATGAAAACATATATCAGTACACagattaaaagtataattaaaaaaaataaatatcattataataaaaaaataaacattaaaagaaattatttaaCACTTACCTTAAAATATTAGACCACATTTCCACGGGAAGCGCCGCCAACTGGAAGCAGGATGCAGCGATCACTGGCAATAAACGAAACATTTCGAACACTCCGTAATAATAACACTTAATCACTTCAAAGCACAAACTGAACTGGCCACAGTGCGCAGATTCCGCTCTTATATACGCCAGTTTACGCGCCAAATCACTTACCAAAAGCGCGCGCAGATTGTAACACCACGTCAGCCATACAGCTGACAGCAACCAAACTGCGCGCGCACTGTAACGCCAAATTAACTACATTATGAGCCAATATAATACAGAGCAGATAATAAAACAGCACGTCACAAATATAGCAATAAAATAAGAGCAGCACAATATATTACTTGAGTTGCATTTTTTTGGAACTGCTCACATTATTCGTTCCTCCTATAATTATTCGAGAAAGCGCACAGTGAGGCACGAAATCTCAAATCGAGGTATGGTCAATTTTTTAGGTGAGTAATTTAAGTGGATTTTTAGATTATCTTGGGATCCACTAATTGACTACTTACATTTGACATAAATCTTGACCTTGAGGGACGACTGTTTACTATAAGTTTAGTAtactataaatttattaaatctgtTTGACATAATTTCATTAATCTTCTTGCAAAGTTAAGTGAAACATTCAGCTACTTGGTTCATTgtgcattatttatttaaacaagtAGGTCTTTTTATCCTTTAATGACAGTGGTTGCCTGTTTTACTTATTGTTTCCTTAAAATATCTAGGCATATTTTCAACCAATGACATTGAACCAAGATTTTCTTATCAAGTATTTATGTTGCGAGATTTATCGTCTGTCGTGTAATTAATTTGATACTGTCACCTTTCGTTCGTGTCTTTTCTTTATAGCTTTTCATAGGTCCAAACTCTATTTTCACTGGGCATAAATGATTTTTAGCAAACAATTATTAGCAAGCATTGTCATTAACATCTTCTCAATTCTTTGTGAAGAGCTTGTACAACTTTTTGTTCAAATTAGTAGCACAAGTCAACATTTTAAGTCCGTCATAATTATTGAACAATTCAAAAGTTCTAAGCGATGCTTATAAGACAttattttatccaaaattaagCAATTTCGGAACAGACTTTTATTAGCAGACAAATATTAGAGTAttacaaaataaagttattaattgAAAACGTCTTTGCAGTTTATCACTAAGGAGATCTTACGATAAAAACTGAAGAGATTAAAATtagtacaaaaattaaaaaatatatagttatttATTTGGTCATTTAAGATTTGATCTTGTGAATAAAATACACATTAAAAAGTAAACTCATATCCGAAAATCGCTTCCAACTAAACGTCAAATTAGTTTTTATAAACTAGTTTATTCTTAAAAAGactaaaattgcttataaagctttaattttgtttgtaaaagtCACTAAAGCACTGAATACACAACCCTACATTGTATTTGCCGCATTGTGTTCTCACAGCTTTATTATTCGGAACATATTCAACATAGTGATCACTGTGGTCGTATCTAATATCAACAGCAAGCCTGCGTTCAGATGAATATGTGAATATTCGTTTAGCATCACTAGGTAGGTTTTGAATCCCTTTTAAATACACTTGTGCCATGTCTCTTCGAAAATTCAATTGGGTACACCTGAGAGATGTTTTCTATATATTATACACGAATTTTAGATAAATGTATCTACAACCATTTCTTGCCTCTAATTCCAACTCTATAAACGTTTGTATTTGCATCCATTTGATCAGAACCCCGTATAAATGCATTGTATTTTCCAATACAATTAGGTCTGGCAATCCCTTTGGTTCCGGCAAAGTCATAAGTACCTCTAGGTGTCTTTTTTAACTCTTTTTACTGTCCCGAGTGGGCAATTCTTTGTTAGTCTATTTTCTCTAACTGTCCCTGTTGCTTCATAACCATTctcttttaaataataaagaatatccATGGATGTGAATaggttatcaaaataaaaatggtatggCAAAGGTCTAGTTTCCTCGGGCATCTCCAATAAGCTGCAATAACGAAGCTGTTGCTTTACCAAATTTTTCTTGATGCTCTCGATTAGAATTTGGCATATTTCCCTAATAAACCTCAAAATGGATAAGGTAACCGTTTTGGAATTGAGACTTTATATCCAAACCGCATGGGTTTCCCTCGAATATACTGCTTACATTCATGTTTTCCAAAGTATTCTATCATGCTTTCATTATAGGCGATTTCTTGATCCGGAATATAATGTCTTAGAAAgttagtttttatctcatttataAGAAGTCTGTGTTTAGTCAGTTTATCGTTGGGTTCAAACAAAAGTATTATTAGCACAATGTACGAATCTCATGATCTAAATAAATCGCTGTTACCAGTTTTAGAATCCCAGTAACTTTTTTTTATGACTTTTTATCATAACCAGAGACTATAAGAATTCCTAAGAAGCATTTCATTTCTTGAGTTGTAATTTTTGGGTCTGAACAATTTGTAAATTGAGCGTATCGAGTAGCCTCAACACAAAGTAACTGTATGATATCATCAGTAATGAAAAACTCGAACAGGTCCACTGGTGACATATTTGCATACTTCGAGAAATttgaaattggaaatatgttttgGTTTGTAATCTCGGATAAGGCACGATTTTTTAAccagtttacaattttttatttttaccagaTTTAGAACGAAGTATGGTATTATCTTCATTAGAGTCTTTATGTACAATATCTTCAGTATTTTCATAATCGTAAGTACCAATTCGTTCTCCACTATTAAATACTATTTCATCAACTGGTTCATTGTTAAAATCCTCCTAAAATTGTTTTGACTCAATGAGATCTGCAATCTCTTTTCTGTAGATTTAACAATTGCATACCGTAAAAGACTAGCGTGGCATATAAGTTACATGgacaaaaacacaaaatttataAACACTGGGTATATCTAATGCTCCTTTTTTACATGCATAAATGTTATCAACTTATCACATGAACTAAATTTttacacagatataaaatttttaatatgtacTGGTAAACTACCTAACTTACTAACCTACCTTTTATTAGATCACGTTTCGATACGTAGTAATAACAAAGACGAACTCTCAACATACAATCACAACAACAAATAATTTCTAATGTATTTTGCTCGCCTGCAACTAAACTATATACTAACAGACCTAAAAACGTCTACTAAGGTTCTGAAGGTAACGCCTTAAGCGCTGTAAGTCACGATGAAAAGATCGTTGTTTAGTGTATCATATATGGCACCCTAGTACCTAATGGGTTAAAGAGGAGAGAATGTTAAAATTCAAATAGGGTTGTACATTAGTTGATTCATTTCTCCTTTCTCATTAACCATTCGATTCCTATCGGGCATAATGGACCTCGATATCAATAAGCGTGAGATACATCAATTAAGCGCGAGAGAGACGCAAGTTGACTGTTGACCAGCACCCAGACAGTAGGCGTTCGTTGTTGGTTTTGTACGAGTGTCAAAAACCACGGTAAATCTACCGGTAAGTCCAACCCTAGTTTACCTTAAACCTATACaatgttttgattgtttattacaATCATTTATAATTtgactattttttattattcatttATCGCACTAGGGCTGTCGATAGTggatattataatttataattattagtaGCTATCGAGTTTTGTTCTTCAATGATTCGTATAAACTTTTACTCGGTAAACTGTAATATCAAGTTTCTTGTAGTGATTTTCCAGGTTTTGTTCAGCTGTCATTCACGATCTTTGGAATATTTCAATGTAAATAATACATTAGTTAGATAATGTGGAAAGTGGCTTCAATGTTTCTTGTATGAgcataaaaactaacaaaaacaaataaatgttttattttaactgTAACAAAACAAACATTGTTTTGGCACTTAAATAAtaagttttgattttaaaattcatatatacAATAATAATACTGAATATATATTTTGTCACATATGATTAAAAAAgactaaacttaaaaataacataGATAAAATCATCACAATAGATTACGATACAGTCAAACTCTATACACTGCGTTATTACTtaatatacaaatatattattctattatataaaaatgtgGTACAGTAACAAAATCCTATTCGAGTTATATAATTTTTACTACATGAACCAAACAATACATCAACCGTCTTGGGGTTTTATTCATTGGTGTATATTCAACTGATTGATTTACGTAATTAGCGGAATATATACAATACATACAGATCGTGTACGTTTTCTGCTGATTCAAAAAAATATAGGTGAATGAATGCTTAAGAATCAAATAAGCATCTTTAAAACAACTACAACGCATGCTTTCACAAACAAGAAAAATAATGTTGATAAATAATTAAGGCAAAATAGGGATACCTCTACTAGATATCTATAGGTATATATGTTTTTGGCCAGTACTAGGTTGATCATgtgttttggaaaaaataattaaactaaaactaaaaaaaaacgcCAACTCGTGTACAAGAGAGCTCTGAAGGTTTTGGAGATGTCGACAGGCATGACCTACTCAGTCTGCAAATCTCAAGTTGTTAAGAAACTCCTATACAAtcgtaaacatttttaatttaaaaatataataaaaggcataaaatttatttaataattttacgagTTATACTTCATaaaatttatcttttatttaatttattattatatattatattatttcaaTCAATCAATTTTTGAAAgcttttgtgaaaaaaaaaacaaataagaaacgttttttacaaaaaacaactttattgtaaaaaaatatttattacaaaaatgtatTGTCTACACATATTATACGATAAAATTAAATTctacaattaaaaactttctTAACAGCGGATAGACattggtttttctttttattttctgctTTCATCGGCTTTTTCTTGAGAACCTCCAAACTGTGGCTAAAATTTACTGATTTCTTCGTGACCTTCTTGGAAACATTGGAGGTCTCTTTTTAGAGATCCCTTGGCAATTAACTGCACCGATTGTGAAATCCATTAACAGCGGATTTAGAAGTTAGGATGGAAGGAGATATCTACGGTGTTATTGTGGCCAGACAATACGATTGTGTGGCCGAATATCTTTTCAATCACAGAGCTTGTGATTGAAGTGATGAGATCTCTCCTTTCGGGAAGGATATTGAGAAGGACAAGGGTGCTGagtttaatggtattttttaaATCAGTGGTTAGGTCAAAAGGTGGAGTTGATCTTTCGATCGTCAGAGGTTGGGTTTGACGGGAGTCTGATGGTTTTTCCTGCCTTTTCGGGCATTTGTTGGAATATGCGGGGTGTTCACCACCGCAGTTAGGACATTTAGGGTTGGTTTGAGAAGGACATTCGCTAGATTTGTGATTTTGTCCGCAATTAGGGCAGACGAAAGTTCTATGTCGGCATTCTGAGATGGAGTGGCCGTTAGTGCAGCATTTGCTACAGTATTTCGGGGTAGGAATGACGGGATTTGCTCCGTGAGGGAGCTCAGTGTAATGGATAAGTCCATCAATTGGTATGCCATAATTGAGCACGTGCGAATACTTGTCAGAAGAGGGAGTCAGGACTTTGATAAGACGAGTGTCTTTTCCAGTTTGCAGAGATTTGACTCTCCACAATCTGGAGACAGGAATGTCTTGCTCGGTtagaatttgttttatttcttcctcgTCGTAATCGTGTGAAACGTTCACTATGAGGAACAAATAATTAGAAGGTTTGGGAGCTTGGTTTGTGGAACTGTGGTTTCTAAAAGTGATTTTAATTTGAGTCTGTCCTGTTGCTTTGTGTATTTTTAACTGCATTTCTTCGGCGTTTAGGGAATGTAGGGTTCTGAGATGGGCTATGCCGTGGCTTAAGACTTTTAGTGAGTGTATCTTTTGATACAACAAAGGAATGCAGTTGAGAACTCTAAAGAAAGTGCGTTGATTACACAAATCTTGCGGTATGTCCTTGATAAGGTATTCGAATGTTTTTGGGTTATTAATTGAATTTGTGATGTTGGGATTGGTTCTAGGCTTGAAAATTTGTGGAGCTTTGATGGCATTTGCGAAGGATTTGGATGTGGAGGGTTGAGGTTGAGTGTTGGACGTGCTAGGTTGAATTTGAGAAGATGATGTGGGTGTTTTTTGAGGAATTTGAGGTGATGAAGTGTGAGTATTTTGAGCGACTGTGGATTTTTTAGGAGTAGATTGTGATTGTGATCGAGATTGAGGAGCTGGTGTGTGTTTGATAGTGAGTTTTTTGTGGGTAGGAGGTAAAGGAGGGTATTCG containing:
- the LOC140435506 gene encoding uncharacterized protein yields the protein MFRLLPVIAASCFQLAALPVEMWSNILRLLDPLSLLATARSDPRFKSICLSDSVLRNNLRDALEIERRQAEEIIRNPAKSIFISREDGKRVFAANVSKKITRKSVNLKHSLEVLKKKPMKIENKKKNQCLSAVKKVFNCRI